From the Halorhabdus utahensis DSM 12940 genome, one window contains:
- a CDS encoding AIR synthase family protein: MSEPELGKADREFFDEYIYPRLGADRDDVRLQPQHGVDFGVADVGGQALAMATDPVFIVPAAGFERAAWFAFHILFSDVAVSGLDPAYLSVDFNLPPEITDEQFETVWETFDQEAAELGASIVTGHTGRYAGCNYPMVGGATTVATGDFDDLVTPDGARPGDRVIVTKGPAIEATGLLSVHFDSLMDGEVPADEIQAAKDRFYDMSPIQEAMVASAAGPVTAMHDATEGGVYGGLFEMARSADVGFEIERDRIPVQPGVEAACDFFDIDPWISISEGTLLATVDPDGASDVLSALKSEGIPAADAGRVVEGSGLTVDGQAVDHPGKDPYWAAFEEYMGKLQAQDD; the protein is encoded by the coding sequence ATGAGTGAGCCTGAACTCGGCAAGGCCGACCGCGAATTCTTCGACGAATACATCTACCCACGGCTGGGGGCCGACCGCGACGACGTGCGCCTGCAACCCCAGCACGGCGTCGACTTCGGCGTCGCCGACGTGGGCGGTCAGGCACTGGCGATGGCGACCGATCCGGTATTCATCGTGCCCGCGGCTGGCTTCGAACGTGCGGCGTGGTTCGCGTTCCACATCCTCTTTTCGGACGTCGCCGTCTCTGGGCTGGATCCGGCCTACCTGAGCGTCGATTTCAACCTGCCGCCCGAGATCACTGACGAGCAGTTCGAAACCGTCTGGGAGACGTTCGACCAGGAAGCAGCGGAGCTAGGGGCTTCGATCGTCACAGGTCACACCGGCCGCTACGCCGGGTGTAACTACCCGATGGTCGGCGGCGCAACGACGGTGGCGACTGGTGACTTTGACGATCTGGTCACGCCAGATGGAGCACGTCCCGGCGACCGGGTGATCGTCACCAAAGGACCGGCGATCGAGGCGACAGGCCTCCTCTCCGTCCACTTCGACTCCCTGATGGACGGCGAGGTGCCGGCCGACGAGATTCAGGCTGCCAAGGATCGGTTCTACGACATGAGTCCGATTCAAGAGGCGATGGTCGCCTCAGCGGCCGGACCGGTAACCGCGATGCACGACGCCACCGAGGGCGGTGTCTACGGTGGACTCTTCGAGATGGCCCGTTCGGCCGACGTCGGTTTCGAGATCGAACGCGACCGGATCCCGGTTCAACCCGGCGTCGAGGCCGCCTGTGACTTTTTCGACATCGACCCCTGGATCTCGATCAGCGAGGGGACGCTACTGGCGACGGTCGACCCCGACGGAGCCAGTGACGTACTCTCGGCACTGAAATCCGAGGGGATCCCCGCTGCCGACGCCGGCAGGGTTGTCGAAGGATCGGGATTGACCGTCGACGGGCAAGCCGTCGATCACCCCGGCAAGGACCCTTACTGGGCCGCGTTCGAGGAATACATGGGGAAGTTACAGGCCCAAGACGACTGA
- a CDS encoding ArsR family transcriptional regulator — protein sequence MTSDWDEIGYVVSSKYRVKVLQRLSESPAPPSTIAEDTGCAVSHISRALQDLRDRNLVELLVPESRKKGRIYGMTDRGQDVWEIIREQDLV from the coding sequence ATGACTTCCGACTGGGACGAGATTGGCTACGTCGTCAGCTCGAAATACCGGGTCAAAGTGCTGCAGCGTTTGTCGGAGTCACCGGCTCCCCCTTCGACGATCGCCGAAGACACGGGCTGTGCCGTATCCCACATCTCACGGGCGCTTCAGGATCTCAGAGACCGGAACCTCGTTGAGCTACTGGTGCCGGAATCACGAAAAAAGGGACGCATCTACGGTATGACAGACCGTGGGCAGGATGTCTGGGAGATCATCCGCGAACAGGACCTGGTATGA
- the amrS gene encoding AmmeMemoRadiSam system radical SAM enzyme: MAQTDSTGDGEPASLAEPAEGEGVRCTACAHRCTLSPGQRGICDVRKNVDGELRLLTYGNVHDPSPGPPGTADPIEKKPLYHFHPTTRVLSFGGASCNFACQFCQNHHIAFAEPEDVPLRDVSPAEATASATKQDCAGVAWTYNEPTIYAEYVRDAAREARQAGLYTAIVTNGYFTEEFVTEVAPHLDAANVDIKGFRDRAHVEYMGARVEPTLRGAESLYETDTHLEITYLTIPDLNDDPAEIRAFAEWVRADLDRSVPVHFTRFHPDHNMRDRPATPVDTLERAAAIARDVGLEFVYVGNVPGHADNDTRCPDCGATWIRRNGFRTSIEADLDGKCECGRDIDVVV; this comes from the coding sequence ATGGCTCAGACGGACAGCACCGGCGATGGGGAGCCAGCCTCCCTTGCCGAACCAGCCGAGGGCGAGGGCGTTCGGTGTACTGCGTGTGCCCATCGGTGTACGCTCTCGCCCGGGCAGCGCGGTATCTGTGACGTGCGAAAGAACGTCGATGGCGAGTTACGGCTGTTGACCTACGGCAACGTCCACGACCCGAGCCCTGGCCCGCCGGGGACTGCCGATCCGATCGAGAAGAAACCGCTGTATCACTTTCACCCGACGACGCGGGTGTTGAGCTTCGGCGGGGCATCCTGTAATTTTGCGTGTCAATTCTGCCAGAATCACCATATCGCCTTCGCCGAGCCGGAAGACGTGCCGCTTCGCGACGTCAGTCCCGCCGAGGCGACGGCGAGTGCGACCAAACAGGACTGTGCGGGCGTGGCCTGGACGTACAACGAACCGACGATCTACGCCGAATACGTCCGGGACGCGGCTCGCGAGGCCAGGCAGGCGGGTCTCTATACGGCGATCGTCACGAATGGTTACTTCACTGAGGAGTTCGTCACGGAGGTGGCTCCGCATCTCGATGCCGCCAACGTCGACATCAAGGGGTTCCGTGACAGGGCTCACGTCGAGTACATGGGCGCGAGGGTCGAGCCGACGCTCCGTGGGGCTGAATCGCTCTATGAGACGGACACCCACTTGGAGATTACGTACCTTACCATTCCGGATCTCAACGACGACCCCGCGGAGATCCGGGCGTTCGCCGAATGGGTGCGTGCGGATCTCGATCGGTCGGTTCCGGTGCATTTCACTCGGTTCCATCCGGATCACAATATGCGCGATCGTCCCGCGACGCCTGTCGACACGCTCGAACGGGCCGCGGCGATCGCTCGTGACGTGGGCCTGGAGTTTGTCTACGTCGGCAACGTCCCGGGGCACGCCGACAACGACACGCGCTGTCCGGACTGTGGGGCCACCTGGATCAGGCGCAATGGGTTTCGAACCAGTATCGAAGCTGATCTCGATGGCAAGTGTGAGTGCGGACGCGACATCGACGTCGTCGTTTGA
- a CDS encoding thioredoxin family protein, producing MTAASQYDATDPPERPVALTDATDLDALIETYDTVLVEFYTDGCGVCASMEPILGIVAQDSDAVVGTINPRDDPPLVERFDVRSVPLLVVFRNGEPVERVADGFQPAEDVVALLESAT from the coding sequence ATGACAGCCGCCAGTCAGTATGACGCCACAGATCCGCCCGAGCGTCCGGTCGCGCTTACGGACGCGACCGATCTCGACGCCCTCATCGAAACATACGATACCGTTCTCGTCGAATTCTACACCGACGGTTGTGGGGTCTGTGCGTCAATGGAGCCGATCCTGGGGATCGTCGCCCAAGACAGCGACGCCGTGGTCGGGACGATCAACCCGCGCGACGATCCGCCGCTGGTCGAACGCTTCGACGTGCGAAGCGTGCCCCTATTGGTCGTGTTCCGGAACGGCGAACCAGTCGAGCGCGTCGCCGACGGCTTCCAACCAGCCGAGGATGTCGTGGCGCTGCTCGAAAGCGCGACGTAA
- a CDS encoding DUF7530 family protein, with translation MTPRQPDGRDVSDPRSNQRWVYESIVGSIPGVSLSRGAALVLQLVIFEAGVVALAAGYGRWGSLPAGTVAVVVASAGSVFMLTIGRRTRRLDVPEQYTHTLFGTGIEIVLGLVAFFALVTYLFVLDPGSGGETVLTGLLGEPLPAPAVFFTLVVLWDVCYRIGTGWWASLIGLWRSLWLSEALDRETVDELRRIDAITIGFAWIQLSLVPFVVGHPILVAAVVGHVVAITLVSGASILVLHRMR, from the coding sequence ATGACGCCCCGGCAACCGGACGGCCGGGACGTGAGTGATCCCCGGAGCAACCAGCGGTGGGTGTACGAGAGCATCGTCGGATCGATCCCCGGTGTTTCACTCTCCAGGGGTGCTGCGCTGGTGCTCCAGCTCGTGATTTTCGAGGCCGGCGTGGTGGCGCTGGCGGCTGGGTACGGGCGCTGGGGCAGTCTGCCGGCCGGGACAGTGGCTGTGGTCGTCGCCTCGGCCGGGAGTGTCTTCATGCTGACTATCGGGCGGCGGACGCGTCGGCTCGATGTTCCCGAACAATACACGCACACACTGTTCGGCACTGGGATCGAGATCGTCCTCGGGTTGGTCGCCTTTTTCGCCCTCGTCACGTATCTGTTCGTGCTCGATCCCGGATCGGGCGGGGAGACGGTACTCACCGGCTTGCTCGGTGAGCCACTCCCGGCACCAGCGGTGTTTTTCACGCTCGTGGTTCTCTGGGACGTTTGCTATCGTATCGGCACGGGTTGGTGGGCGAGCCTGATCGGGCTCTGGCGGAGTCTGTGGTTGTCCGAAGCGCTTGACCGGGAAACGGTCGACGAACTCCGACGGATCGACGCGATCACGATCGGCTTCGCCTGGATCCAACTCTCGCTGGTCCCGTTCGTTGTGGGCCATCCGATCCTTGTGGCAGCGGTCGTCGGCCACGTCGTTGCGATTACACTCGTCTCCGGTGCCTCGATCCTTGTGTTGCACCGGATGAGGTGA
- a CDS encoding twin-arginine translocation signal domain-containing protein, with amino-acid sequence MRDSKPRGMNRRDVLRKIGIGAAVGVGGVSAMAGNATAWERQDVCFTGCSLAWIVVNEDDVTYEPPTVARVVVGLHDGSTECRDIEFTPENTFQVPGKFGDARVRKVFAGLGEKILGVIMYNYREDRFSSASCIFTNEHWCAKTPWTPSLDDASCVQEAREIGGYDCETLCDDDDHKLLGLGKGPGHDPKTGLPEKWVKQEGSSSKHR; translated from the coding sequence ATGCGAGACAGTAAGCCACGGGGAATGAACCGGCGGGACGTACTACGGAAGATCGGTATCGGCGCGGCGGTGGGTGTGGGCGGAGTCAGCGCGATGGCCGGCAATGCCACGGCGTGGGAACGTCAGGACGTCTGCTTTACCGGCTGTTCGCTGGCCTGGATTGTTGTCAACGAGGATGATGTCACCTACGAACCACCGACTGTGGCGCGGGTCGTCGTGGGGCTCCACGATGGATCGACTGAATGTCGGGACATCGAGTTCACCCCCGAGAACACGTTCCAGGTTCCGGGGAAGTTCGGTGACGCGCGGGTGCGAAAAGTGTTCGCGGGCCTCGGTGAGAAGATACTCGGTGTCATCATGTACAATTACCGCGAGGACAGGTTCTCTTCAGCGTCGTGCATCTTCACCAACGAGCACTGGTGTGCGAAGACGCCATGGACGCCATCGTTGGACGACGCGTCGTGCGTCCAGGAAGCCAGAGAGATCGGCGGGTACGATTGTGAGACACTCTGTGATGACGACGATCACAAACTGTTGGGACTCGGCAAGGGACCGGGGCACGATCCAAAGACAGGCCTCCCGGAGAAATGGGTCAAACAAGAAGGCTCCAGTAGCAAGCACCGCTGA
- a CDS encoding NAD(P)H-binding protein: MRVLVTGATGFVGSELVPALREAGHDVVAMTRDASTYAPPDGVDVIEGDLLEPESLSLPDGIDAAYYLVHSLETGDSFADRDRRAAENFVEAADAADVDRTIYLGGLGEAGDELSEHLKSRQEVEAVLDSGDVDLTTLRAAIIVGDGSASFRMVRQLVDRLPVMIAPRWLHTECQPIAIDDVVAYLVGVLERPETAGNTYEIGGPEILTYRDMLEKTAAILGKRRYIIPVPVLTPRLSSYWVEFVTDVPKAISRPLILGLKNPVVVTDASIEEIITLDKTSFEDAVRRAFASESGE; this comes from the coding sequence ATGCGCGTACTGGTCACTGGCGCGACGGGATTTGTCGGGAGCGAACTCGTGCCCGCGCTCCGCGAAGCGGGCCACGACGTCGTCGCGATGACGCGAGACGCGAGTACGTACGCTCCCCCCGACGGCGTCGATGTCATCGAGGGTGATTTGCTCGAACCCGAGTCGCTGTCGCTGCCCGATGGGATCGACGCTGCCTACTACCTCGTTCACTCACTGGAGACTGGCGACTCGTTCGCGGACCGTGACCGCCGGGCCGCGGAGAACTTCGTGGAGGCCGCCGATGCAGCTGACGTCGACCGTACCATCTATCTCGGCGGACTCGGCGAGGCCGGCGACGAACTCTCCGAACACCTCAAGTCACGCCAGGAAGTCGAGGCTGTCCTCGACAGCGGTGACGTCGACCTCACGACGTTGCGAGCGGCGATCATCGTCGGCGACGGCAGTGCGAGTTTCCGGATGGTGCGCCAACTCGTTGACCGATTGCCGGTTATGATCGCACCCCGGTGGCTCCACACCGAGTGCCAACCCATCGCAATCGACGACGTGGTCGCGTACCTGGTTGGCGTGCTCGAACGGCCCGAAACGGCGGGAAACACCTACGAGATCGGTGGTCCGGAGATATTGACCTACCGGGACATGCTCGAGAAGACCGCGGCGATCCTCGGCAAGCGCCGGTACATCATCCCGGTACCCGTTCTGACGCCGCGACTGTCCTCCTATTGGGTGGAGTTCGTCACTGACGTCCCGAAGGCAATCTCCCGGCCACTCATCCTGGGACTGAAAAACCCCGTCGTCGTCACCGATGCCAGCATCGAGGAGATTATCACTCTCGACAAAACCTCCTTCGAGGACGCCGTCCGGCGGGCGTTCGCCAGTGAGTCAGGCGAATGA
- a CDS encoding DUF7344 domain-containing protein, which yields MSRLSSGSERARESSLGLDQIFGVLKNQRRRHVLEYLTTTDDSVRLGTLAEQIAGWENDKDVARITSQERKRVYVGLYQCHLPKMDDMDVISFNKSRGIVDHGEHYELVKEYLPADDQIYDDSDHLGWGDIWPLSLLMLALVPSLGILEWLVSGQVLDPITIVLSSTMLLIAALYTAR from the coding sequence GTGAGTCGACTTTCGTCAGGTTCTGAACGGGCGAGGGAATCCTCCCTCGGCCTGGATCAGATATTTGGCGTCTTGAAGAATCAGCGACGGCGCCACGTCCTCGAATATCTCACGACCACGGACGATTCGGTTCGGCTGGGGACGTTGGCCGAACAGATCGCTGGCTGGGAAAACGACAAAGATGTTGCTCGGATCACGTCACAGGAGCGAAAGCGGGTCTACGTCGGACTCTATCAGTGCCATCTGCCGAAGATGGACGACATGGACGTGATTTCATTCAACAAGTCACGGGGGATCGTTGACCATGGAGAGCATTACGAACTTGTCAAGGAGTATCTCCCGGCGGACGACCAGATTTACGACGATTCCGATCACCTCGGATGGGGAGACATCTGGCCACTATCTCTACTCATGTTGGCTCTTGTCCCGTCGCTTGGCATCCTCGAATGGCTGGTATCGGGGCAGGTACTGGATCCCATCACCATCGTTCTCTCCAGTACAATGCTTCTGATCGCGGCGTTGTATACCGCTCGATAG
- a CDS encoding L-lactate dehydrogenase — protein sequence MPDQAVKGKVAIIGAGDVGATTAYALMMSGSVSEIALVDIDHEKAEGEAMDLRHGAAFVKPVNIYAGDYEDAHDADVVIIAAGASQKPGETRLELLERNVDIFHDMVPRITDGLADDAVVLVVANPVDVLSYVTWKVSDLPWHRVIGTGTVLDTSRFRNVLSKNCNVDARNIHAYVIGEHGDSEVLVWSATHMAGVPFDDYCPVCDKDCDLNNRDLIADEVQGAAYEIIERKGATYYAIGLATTEIVESIIRDENSILTVSTLMDGQYGLEDVYLSLPAVVNRGGIRRVVDLDLDENEREQFIESGELLSNEIAKLDI from the coding sequence ATGCCGGACCAAGCAGTCAAGGGAAAAGTTGCGATCATCGGGGCGGGCGACGTCGGCGCGACGACCGCCTATGCGCTCATGATGAGTGGCTCGGTCTCCGAGATCGCCCTCGTCGACATCGACCACGAGAAAGCCGAAGGTGAAGCCATGGACCTGCGTCACGGCGCTGCCTTCGTCAAGCCGGTCAACATCTACGCCGGTGATTACGAGGATGCACACGATGCAGATGTCGTGATCATTGCGGCCGGCGCAAGTCAGAAACCCGGCGAGACCCGGCTCGAACTGCTCGAACGGAACGTCGACATCTTCCACGACATGGTGCCCCGCATCACCGACGGGCTCGCCGATGACGCCGTCGTTCTCGTCGTCGCCAATCCTGTCGATGTCCTATCATATGTCACCTGGAAAGTGTCCGATCTCCCCTGGCATCGAGTCATCGGCACCGGGACGGTACTGGACACCTCCCGATTCCGGAACGTCCTCAGCAAGAACTGCAACGTCGACGCGCGGAACATCCACGCCTACGTCATCGGCGAGCACGGCGACAGCGAGGTGCTCGTCTGGAGTGCGACCCACATGGCCGGTGTCCCCTTCGACGACTACTGTCCCGTGTGTGACAAGGACTGCGATCTCAACAACCGTGATCTGATCGCCGACGAAGTACAGGGCGCGGCCTACGAGATCATCGAACGCAAAGGGGCAACATACTACGCGATCGGACTGGCGACGACAGAGATCGTCGAGAGTATCATCCGCGACGAGAACTCGATCCTGACCGTCTCGACACTGATGGACGGCCAGTACGGACTCGAAGACGTCTACCTGAGTCTGCCCGCCGTCGTGAATCGGGGCGGTATCCGGCGGGTCGTCGATCTCGACCTCGACGAGAATGAACGCGAGCAGTTCATCGAATCCGGCGAGTTGCTCAGCAACGAGATTGCCAAATTGGATATTTAA
- a CDS encoding UPF0058 family protein produces the protein MRKQELVHLHGLLAEVRRYCEQEDSRSLDLSKYESLGTDEAAIHRGKEQHRSAVFALAEALTEGSEEKQTVVTTTD, from the coding sequence ATGCGAAAACAGGAACTCGTTCACCTGCATGGCCTCCTCGCGGAGGTGCGCCGGTACTGCGAGCAGGAGGACAGTCGGTCGCTTGATCTCTCGAAATACGAGTCGCTGGGCACGGACGAAGCCGCAATCCATCGTGGCAAAGAGCAACATCGGTCGGCGGTATTTGCCCTGGCCGAAGCACTCACCGAGGGCTCCGAGGAGAAACAGACAGTGGTGACGACGACGGATTGA
- the mutS gene encoding DNA mismatch repair protein MutS — protein sequence MDAALGPPAKMTDRREDLTPMLRQYVELTERYDDALVLFQSGDFYKGFCEAAEVLARICEVTLTEREDSTGTYAMTGVPIDNAESYIEKLLDAGYRVAIADQVEDPDEVSGVVERAVTRIITPGTLTEDELLGGAENNYVAALAADDGRFGVAVLDVSTGDFYATSTDDRETVRDELGRFSPAEGILGPDVPNLFDGACTVSPVEGTYFATDRAAERVGEYFGTPDRLLATDAEVRACGALLAYAEYARGGEAGRLDYLNHLTRYDPRAYMVLDAVALESLEIFERRSVTGGADLTLVDVIDETASALGRRRLTEWLRRPLIDRDRIEARHAAVDALVSELQTRERLHELLSDVYDLERLISRVSRSRADARDLRSLKDTLDVIPEIKAALDGIDAPLLTDLRDRLDEMDDVRGLIDDAIAADPPTEITEGGIISEGYDDRLDELRATEREGKEWITDLEESERERTGIDSLKVGHNAVHGYYIEVTDANVDRVPEDYQRRQTLKNAERYYTPELKEREDEILRAEGQADDLEYELFVEVRDDVAAESERVQAVADAVANLDVLVGFATVAAERDYCRPSVGGDGIDIEGGRHPVVERTEDAFVPNDTHLDDDACLAVITGPNMSGKSTYMRQVALISILAQVGSFVPAESADLRIVDRVFTRVGASDDIAGGRSTFMVEMSELATILEGATANSLVLLDEVGRGTSTTDGLAIAQAVTEFIHDEVGATTLFATHHHELTEVAADLNGAVNRHFRTEQAGEEVSFPYDIATGPAAASYGVEVAGVAGVPDTVVGRSRELLGDSTPDGREPGQEPDRTATERGSETPEEPDRDDVVAELRSLSVAEMTPIQALNTLADLQRRADRE from the coding sequence ATGGACGCGGCCCTGGGACCGCCGGCGAAGATGACCGACCGGCGCGAGGATCTCACGCCGATGTTGCGCCAGTACGTCGAGTTGACCGAGCGCTACGACGACGCCCTGGTGCTCTTTCAGTCGGGTGACTTCTACAAGGGATTTTGCGAGGCTGCCGAGGTGCTTGCACGGATCTGTGAGGTGACGCTGACCGAACGCGAGGATTCGACCGGCACCTACGCGATGACGGGTGTGCCGATCGACAACGCCGAATCCTATATCGAGAAGTTACTGGACGCGGGCTACCGCGTGGCGATTGCCGACCAGGTCGAGGACCCCGACGAGGTCAGTGGCGTCGTCGAGCGCGCGGTCACGCGGATCATCACGCCAGGGACACTCACCGAGGACGAACTGCTCGGTGGTGCCGAGAACAACTACGTCGCCGCGCTGGCCGCTGACGATGGCCGATTTGGTGTGGCCGTCCTCGACGTTTCGACGGGGGACTTCTACGCGACCAGCACCGACGACCGGGAGACGGTCAGGGACGAACTCGGTCGATTCTCGCCCGCTGAGGGAATCCTCGGCCCCGACGTCCCGAACCTCTTCGATGGGGCGTGTACCGTCAGTCCCGTCGAGGGGACGTACTTCGCCACTGACCGGGCAGCCGAGCGCGTCGGCGAGTACTTCGGGACGCCTGATCGGCTCCTCGCGACCGATGCCGAGGTCCGGGCCTGTGGCGCGTTGCTGGCCTACGCCGAGTACGCCCGCGGGGGTGAAGCCGGTCGGCTGGACTACCTCAACCACCTCACACGATACGATCCGCGGGCGTACATGGTACTCGACGCGGTGGCGCTCGAAAGCCTAGAGATCTTCGAACGCCGGAGTGTCACCGGCGGCGCGGACCTGACGCTCGTGGACGTGATCGACGAGACGGCTTCTGCGCTCGGCCGTCGTCGGCTGACCGAATGGCTTCGCCGTCCGCTCATCGACCGCGACCGGATCGAGGCGAGACACGCGGCAGTGGATGCGCTTGTTTCGGAGCTCCAAACCCGCGAACGGCTCCACGAGCTACTATCCGACGTCTACGACCTCGAGCGACTCATCTCACGCGTTTCCCGCTCGCGAGCCGACGCCCGTGACCTCCGCTCGTTGAAAGACACACTCGACGTGATCCCGGAGATCAAAGCGGCGTTGGACGGCATCGATGCCCCGCTGTTGACCGACCTTCGAGACCGTCTCGACGAGATGGACGACGTCCGCGGGTTGATCGACGACGCGATCGCGGCGGACCCACCGACCGAAATCACCGAGGGTGGGATCATCAGTGAGGGCTACGACGACCGACTCGACGAGTTGCGCGCGACCGAACGAGAGGGCAAGGAGTGGATCACCGACTTGGAGGAAAGCGAACGCGAGCGGACCGGCATCGACTCGTTGAAGGTCGGCCACAACGCCGTCCACGGCTACTACATCGAAGTGACCGACGCGAACGTCGATCGGGTTCCCGAGGACTACCAGCGGCGACAGACGCTGAAGAACGCCGAGCGTTACTACACGCCCGAACTCAAGGAGCGGGAAGACGAGATCCTTCGGGCGGAAGGGCAGGCCGACGATCTGGAGTACGAGTTGTTCGTGGAAGTGCGTGACGACGTCGCCGCCGAGTCCGAGCGCGTCCAGGCAGTCGCCGACGCTGTGGCAAATCTCGACGTGCTGGTTGGCTTTGCCACCGTCGCGGCCGAGCGGGATTATTGCCGCCCCTCGGTCGGTGGGGACGGAATCGACATCGAGGGTGGTCGCCACCCGGTCGTCGAGCGCACCGAGGACGCGTTCGTTCCGAACGACACCCATCTCGACGACGACGCCTGTCTCGCGGTGATCACTGGGCCGAACATGAGCGGGAAGTCGACCTACATGCGCCAGGTCGCGCTGATCTCGATTCTCGCCCAGGTCGGGAGCTTCGTGCCCGCCGAATCGGCGGACCTGCGGATCGTCGACCGCGTGTTCACCCGCGTCGGCGCGAGTGACGACATCGCCGGCGGGCGCTCGACGTTCATGGTCGAGATGAGCGAACTCGCGACGATCCTGGAAGGAGCGACCGCGAACTCACTCGTCTTGCTCGACGAGGTGGGCCGCGGGACCAGCACGACCGACGGCCTGGCGATCGCCCAGGCAGTGACGGAGTTCATCCACGACGAGGTCGGCGCGACGACGCTGTTTGCGACCCACCACCACGAACTGACCGAGGTCGCGGCCGATCTCAACGGCGCAGTGAACCGACACTTCCGGACCGAACAGGCGGGCGAAGAGGTGTCGTTCCCCTACGATATCGCCACCGGGCCCGCCGCGGCATCCTACGGTGTCGAGGTGGCCGGCGTGGCCGGCGTGCCGGACACGGTCGTCGGTCGCTCGCGAGAACTGCTCGGTGACAGTACCCCCGACGGACGGGAACCGGGTCAAGAGCCCGATCGAACCGCGACGGAACGTGGAAGTGAAACGCCCGAGGAACCCGATCGAGACGATGTCGTCGCCGAACTCCGATCTCTTTCCGTCGCTGAGATGACGCCCATTCAGGCGTTGAACACGCTGGCCGACTTACAGCGTCGGGCCGATCGAGAGTAG
- a CDS encoding DUF7344 domain-containing protein, translated as MSASDQEGLTPDDVFDILSNHRRRMVLYFLRQNGDSVTVNDLAEQIAARENEVPIEELTSQRRKRVYVSLYQTHLPKMADMNVIEYDSDEGMVQQTDRTWSVDQFLTTNDQAPYPWLFHYAVLAILSAGLMVSSLTNVPVLGDIPIILVSFSTLFVFVVSGSIQYWVYRQRQAEIPFELIEYNQ; from the coding sequence ATGAGTGCAAGTGACCAAGAGGGGCTGACGCCCGACGATGTCTTCGATATACTCAGCAACCATCGCCGACGGATGGTGCTTTATTTCCTCCGTCAGAACGGTGATTCGGTGACGGTCAATGACCTCGCCGAACAGATCGCGGCGAGAGAAAACGAGGTTCCAATCGAGGAGCTGACAAGCCAGCGGCGCAAGCGCGTCTACGTCTCATTGTACCAAACCCATCTGCCAAAAATGGCAGATATGAACGTAATCGAGTACGACTCCGACGAGGGAATGGTCCAGCAGACGGACCGCACTTGGAGTGTCGATCAGTTCCTTACCACCAACGATCAGGCGCCGTATCCATGGCTTTTCCATTATGCCGTCCTGGCCATCCTCAGCGCCGGGCTTATGGTCTCCTCGCTGACCAACGTCCCCGTCCTCGGTGACATTCCGATCATCTTGGTCAGCTTCAGCACGTTGTTTGTTTTCGTGGTGTCTGGTTCGATTCAGTATTGGGTATACCGACAGCGACAGGCTGAGATTCCGTTCGAACTGATCGAGTACAACCAATGA